In a genomic window of Scyliorhinus torazame isolate Kashiwa2021f chromosome 5, sScyTor2.1, whole genome shotgun sequence:
- the LOC140422085 gene encoding uncharacterized protein, whose protein sequence is MEKPWKCEDCGKGFTAPSVLEIHRRIHTGERPFTCSPCGKGFTQFSDLQRHRRVHTGERPFTCSQCGKRFTRLSILQSHQRVHTGEWPLYCSQCGKGFSHSSTLQAHQRVHTGEKPFTCSQCGKGFTQLPQLRTHQRVHAGERPFTCPQCGKRFKRSSALQKHLQVDTGERPFTCSQCGKGFTELSSLQRHQRIHTGERPFTCSQCGKGFTQLSSLQRHERVHTGEKPFTCSQCGKGFAQLSHLRSHQRVHTGERPFTCSQCGKEFSRLPTLRTHQRVHTGERPFTCSE, encoded by the coding sequence atggagaaaccatggaaatgtgaggactgtgggaagggattcacagcaccgtctgtgctggaaattcatcggcgcattcacactggggaaaggccattcacctgctctccgtgtggaaaaggattcactcaattctctgacctgcagagacatcggcgagttcacactggggagagaccgttcacctgctctcagtgtgggaagagattcactcggttatccatcctgcagtcacaccagagagttcacactggggagtggccattatactgctctcagtgtgggaagggattcagtcattcatctaccctgcaggcacaccagagagttcacactggggagaagccattcacctgttctcagtgtgggaagggattcactcagttgccCCAACTgcggacacaccagagagttcatgctggggagagaccgttcacttgccctcagtgtgggaagagattcaaacgTTCATCTGCCCTGCAGAAACATCTGCAAGttgacactggggagaggccgttcacctgctctcaatgtgggaagggattcactgagttatccagcctgcagagacatcagcgaattcacactggggagaggccgttcacctgctctcagtgtgggaagggattcactcagttatccagcctgcagagacatgagcgagttcacactggggagaagccgttcacctgctctcagtgtgggaagggattcgctcagttatcccacctgcggagccaccagcgagttcacactggggagaggccattcacctgctctcagtgtgggaaagaatTCTCTCGGTTacccaccctgcggacacaccagcgagttcacactggggagaggccgttcacctgctctgagtag